Genomic segment of Macellibacteroides fermentans:
CAAGTTTGGTTACCACCCTGGCCCTGAAAGATTATGAAGGATTAAAACAAGGCGCTCTGGCTGGTGTTACTACCGTAGCAGCCACTTACGCTTTAAAGTATATTGTTCAGAAAGAGCGGCCGGATGGAAGCAACAAACTCTCTTTTCCCTCCAGCCATACTTCCATCTCTTTTACCGGAGCGGCATTTATACAGCGTCGTTATGGTTGGAAGTGGGGTGTGCCGGCATATCTCGTTTCGTCGTATGTGGGATGGAGCCGGGTATATGGAAAAAAACATGATTGGTGGGATGTGGCAGCCGGTGCAGCAATAGGCATCGGTAGCGCGTACATCTATACGCGCCCCTTTGCCGAAAAATATACCTTGTCTTTATGTCCGGTTGTTACCGACCGTCATTGCGGCTTCCACGCTTCGCTTAGTTTTTAGTCCGCAATCAGAAATGAAACTGTAAACCTATGGATACCGGATGTAATTCGGGACCTTTGTTTTTCTCAAACATCGTCATAGGTGAGTATCGGGCATAGAATCCTACATTATCCAGACCTCCCTGAATCAGCACGTCTATATTAAAGGGGCGGATATTCATCCCGCTATCCATTTTCTGTTTGTGCTTGTCGCCTTCTGAATCTCTGTAAACTACTTTGGAAGACGACCATGTTTTGATGGCTCCAACAAGTCCGGCAGAGAAAAACAGTTCGGATTTACGGTGTGGATTCTGCCATTCCAATAACAAAGGAATAGTGATGTGGGTAGTTCCCAGCTTACTGGATTTATAGGTTACTCCTTCGGGAGCTGGCAGCAGCGTGGTAACTCCGCCTATTTCTTTGAAATATTCGTTTTTATCCAATCTGTAACGCGTCCAGCGCATTCCCAAACCGGTTACAACAGCCCAGCCGTTGCGGGAGATAGGATATGCTTTTTCAAATACATTCAGGTTATAGTCAAGTGATTTACCTGAATTCAGACTTACGCCGTCCACGTCATTCAAGCTAAGGGATGCATCCGAAAAGTTGGCAAATCCTACACCAAAGCCAGCCCAGTGGGGATCGTAATCTCTGTTCCAGGATGGAACGGAGATAGTAAAGGATTTGGTATTCCGGCGTGTCTCGTAACTGCGTCCGTCTTTGTAGATACCTTCAAATACCTTTTCGCTTTCCACAGAATCACCAGAGTTGGTTAGTTCGTACACTTTCACCTTTACCCGGTCTGTCGTCTCGCTAACCTTGATGCGTTTGTTATTGAACAGGATGGTGGTATCGCCTTCCAGAGTTGTGGTTGCAGCCGCGAATTGAGTAAGTGAAATAAGAGCTGCCGTAAATAGTAGTACTTTTTTCATCTGTATATTATTTATTATATTGTTATTATTGTTTATTAAAGATCTTTCTTGGTAAAGAGCAGGGTTATCAGGTCGTCGCTATCCAAATCGCCTTCTATGTAAACCAACGTTATAACGCCTTTCTTGCTCACTTTGAAAAGAATAAACCGATTGATGTCCGCCTCTTTCGATGGCATCTGGTAATAGGCCGAAATAACCCCTCCCCCATCTGTCACCTCCTTTATCTTGCGCGCTCCCTCCTGATCTGAAGCCAGGCAACGCCTCACAAACCGGAGTGCCTCGGCATCCTCTTTTATGGTTATGCTTTTGTAGTGAGTCATACCATAGGTTTCAAGCATTTCGTTAGATAGCTCCACCATAGTTACATTCCGGTTTTTGCCGTACCGTTGGAAAACCTCCTGAATTTTAAGGTCTTTCTGGGCATTTGCTGCCACAGGAAGCAACAGGAGCGCTGCCAGAAGCAGCAACAGCGTGTATTTTTTCTTATTCATCGCTTTGTTTGTAAGATGTATATCTGCCCGTTTCATAACGTTGTATTTATTCTTCGTCGCCAAGCAAGCTGCCCAGCTCCTTTAGTTGATTATCTATAAGTTCCTTATCAGAAAAAACATCCATGGTATGTTTGTATTCATCGGGGGTGGTAGCTACTTCCTGAAGAGATACCAGAGCCATGGAACGAACTTTATCCGGGTCGGAGTAGCACTGACCGTTGATGATCACGTAATTACCAGAACACGGCAGGCCGTTGTTTGCAGGGAAAAAGTATTTTCCGGCCAGTAGCATTACAAACAGGCAGGCTGCCGCTACCGAGAACCAATAATACCGCCTTTTTTCTTTTGGCATCGGAATTACGGTAGCTAACTCCGGTTCCGTCTCTTTCCGGGCAATCTCCTGATCAAAGTAGGCGAACAGGGGCTTATAAACAGCCAGCTCTTCCGGCACATCTGCCTTCGAAAAGAAGCTGCGCAGCATTCGCTCTTCCTGGGCGGATGTTTCGCCTTCAAAATACTTGTTCAGCAATTCCTCTATATTCATTGTTCTATTTGTTTAGCATTAAAAATTGTTCCCTTACTTTTTTACGGGCTCTGGATAAATTGACGCGGACGGATTCTATCTGAGTGCCCGTAATTTGAGCAATCTCGCTTAATTCGTATCCCTCTACATCTTTCATCCGGATAATACATTGCTGCAATGTGGGCAGCTGTTGAATAAGTCGGCCGATTATTGCAACAGCATCGTGCTGCTCGAGCAATTGTTCGGGGGTCACTGTGTCTGCAAGGATCGATTCGCTGTTTTCAGGCATTCTGTCCATACGTTTTGATCTTAGTTTGTCCAGACAAAGGTTCTTTACCACCTGAACCGATAATGCTTCCACACTCTGGTATCCATCCAGCCGATCGCGGATATACCACAGCTTCAGGAAAGCCTCCTGCACGATATCCTCGGCATCGGCTCCATCGTCAGTCAGCTTCACGGAATACTTTAGTAGTTTATCCCGAAGTGGCAATACGGTCGATTTGAATGTTTCCAGTTCCATTGTTTACTGATTAGACGCAGTAAAAGAAAAAACATAACATGAAGAGGTGATTTTTTCAAAAAAAAACCTTCCGGCAGTATATTCAGACTGGGGAAGGTTCATTTTTATCAGTTGAAGTGAGATTTTTCCCACGTATAAATACGAGGTTCTGTTTTGAGAAATGGGGCTACTTTCTCGCGTTCTTCTTTACCTAGGTATTGTGGTGTTGTAAAGGTAGCCTTCATCGTAAAATTGTCTTCGCTTAGCGAATACTGTATAAGCTGAATATCCAGCCAGGATGCTGCAAAAAGGAATTCATCACTTTTGCGGTCGGCATCCTCTTTGAAAAACCAGTCGGTTGTTGCCGGAGTATATAAATCGGTTGCATCAAGGCTTTTCCAGTCTGTTGTAAAGAATGCCACACGACTGTCGGCCGCCGGACCAAAAACCGTATTAACCACGCAGATGATATAGGTGTTATTTACAAGAGGAAGGCGCTTTATTTCCATAGTGCTGTTGTCCGTTACCTGTAATAAAAGATAATCGGTGGTGAGCTTCTTCAGAGTAGAATAACCCTCCATTGTATTTTTCAGTTTTGCCTCTTTTCCCGAATTATATAAATCGACCAGGTCCTTGCGCCAGGCATTCTCAAGCTGAGGAATATATTGATCGGGCATTGCGGTGAACAAAGAAGCCATCTCCTGCGCACGCAGAGCTGTTAATGCAAATATAAAACAACAGGCAAATAGTATTTTTTTCATTTATTGTTTATTTAGTCCCCAAATATAAGAATATCATTCCTAACAACACAAAGAAAAGATCGACAGCTTTGTTCTTTAAGTTTTTTTCATGGAAGAACAGCGCTCCGGCTGCAAATGTAACCAACACATTGCTTCTTCGTACCATAGAAACAATGGAAATCATGGAATCCGGAAAACTTAATGCATAGAAATAGACAAAATCGGCCACACAAAGAAATAGAGATATCAGTACGATATTCCAGCGCCAGGTAAAAGGTGTTGTTTGCTTCCTGCCGGGATACCAAAGAAATACAAGTACAAAAATCATCAAGATACATTGATAAAAATTATACCAGGATTGAACAGCCATGGGATCGATAAAGCTCATCAGGTATTTATCGTACAGACCACTCATAGATCCGGTAACTGCCGATAGTACCATGCAAAGGATCCATTTATTGTGTGTAAAACGAATCCCTTCTTTTTTGCCGGACGAAGAGAGCATATAAAAAGAGAAAATAGCTAGCGAAACGCCAATCCATTGATATACATTTAACCGCTCCTGAAAAATAAGTAATGCTCCTAATAAAGTCATTACCGGCTGAGTTGCTTTAATTGGACCGGTTAATGTGAGTGGCAGATGTTTGGTTGCAAAATAGGCAAAATGCCAGGATGCAAGCACGATAACCGCCTTTAGAATAATATAGCCATGTACATATAACGGAACCTTTGGTACGTAAAATAGTGTTCCCTCCAATAACTGAGGATTCCATGCCGAGATCACCACAAAAGGCAAAAAGACTATGCTACAAATTAAAGTATTGAAAAATAGCACTGGAATTACTGCATTCCCGTTAAGAGAAAGCTTCTTATTTATATCGTAACAGCCCAATAAAAAGGCAGAAACGAAGGCCAAGCCTAACCACATATCTTAGTTGTTTTTAATAAATAGTTCCTCCGGGTAGGTAACGTTCACCAAAAAAAGGGCATGTCCCGGTGCGGATGTCCCGGCTTTACAGCGGTCTTGTTGTTCAATTACATCCCGAAATCCCTGGATAGATAATTTGCCGCGTCCTACCTCAAGGAGCGTGCCTACAATTGCCCTTACCATGTTACGCAGAAAACGATCTGCCTGAATGGTGAATATCCAAACATCGCCATCCTGCTTCCATTCGGCTTGCATAATCTTGCAATTGTTTGTTTTCACATCGGTATGTAATTTGCTGAAACTGGTGAAATCTGTATACTTGAATAATTCCCTACAGGCCTCATTCATTTTTGCAAAATCGGGCTGCACCGGTAGTTTATATACAGTTTCGTGATTAAAGGGGTCTTTCTTATCGGTGATATAATAATTGTAGGTACGTGATGTGGCCGAAAAACGGGCATGTGCATCAGATACTACAGGAACAATATTGTATACGGCAATGTCTTTGGGCAACAGACGGTTCAATTTGCCGGCTAAATGAAAAAGATCGGTTATTTCTGTTTCCCAATCAAAATGGGCTACCATCAAACGGGCATGCACACCGGCATCTGTTCTTCCGGCACCTACCACAGGAACCGGTTTTCGAAGCAATATACCAAGTGCTTCTTCGAGACATTGTTGTACCGTTACTCCATTGGGTTGCACCTGCCATCCACAGTAATTCTTTCCGTTGTAACCTAAATAAATAAAATACCGATTCACGATTGATTGTCTGTTTATTTAAACGATGGTGCAAAGGTAGCAATTTCTTTTCCAAAAATAAGAAGGAGAGAATACCGTGTTACCGATACCCTCTCCTTTTCATATATGCTTTAGCAGAAACGTGTGACTATTTTGTTACAATTTTCAGCTTTGCTCCTTTCAGTCCCTTCGTGGTTGCTTCAAAGGTAATCTCTCCTGCTTTATCGCCGGATTGAACGATGGCAGTAAGCTGGCCGCTGAACAGCTTCATACGTGGATGATGGAACAACTCCAGACTTACACTGTTTCCGTTGGCTGCAGCACGATAAGATCCTGCACCTTTCACTTTAAATTCAATTTGATTGGTGGCATCCGGGATCAGGTTACCATCTTTATCTACCACTCTCACATTGATGAATGACAAGTCTTTTCCATTGGCCGACAATTCGCTGCGATCGGCCGACAGTTCAATACGATGAGGCTTTCCAGCAGTACGAATTTCCTTTTCGGCAACAGCTTTTCCGTTTTCATCGTATGCAACAACTTTTACCGTACCGGGTTCGTACTTCGTATCCATCCACATCAGACGATAGCGTTGCTGACGCTCGAATGCTTCCTGCGATTCTTTACTACCGGTGTTGTGTACTGTTTTGGTAAGGTCTTTGGTGCGTTTACCCTGACTCTTTCCATTGATGAACACCTCTGCAGAAGGATAGTTGGTATAAACGAAAATTGGCGTTACTTCTCCCTCACGTCCTTTCCAGTTCCAGTGAGGCAGGATATGCAACGTTTCTTCTTTAGAATTCCAATGACTGCGGTACAGGTAGTAACGGTCTTTTGGAATACCGGCAAGGTCTATAATACCAAATAAGCTGCTGTGACTTGGCCAGTTGGTATAATAAGGTGTTGGCTCACCCAAATAGTCGAAACCTGTCCATACAAATTCGCCAATGGCGTAAGGCAGGTCTTCGTGCTGGATAAAGTCGTCTTCCGGCAGGTTAGACCATCCGCAATGTTCAACATCGTAAGAAGAACTCTGGTGGTCGTCGTATGTCTTCATCGAGGCTCTTACTACCGGGAATTTATATACACCACGTGAGCTAACAGTTGAAGCGGTTTCGCTTCCCAATACAATCTGTTGCGGTAGTTTTTTATAAGCTTCCTGATACATATGAGGACGGTAGTTAAATCCGGCCACTTCCATTACTGCTGCAAAGTTATTGTTAAGTACATGTTGCGGCTGATCCATCCCCTGAGTTACTGGACGCGTAGGGTCTTCGCGGTGACAGATATCCTGAAGGAAACGGCCTATTTTAGAGCCGCCTTCAATTCCTTGCTCCGGTACTTCGTTTCCGATACACCACATAACCAGACTAGCGCTGTTGCGATAGTTATGCAGCAGATTCACCATATCTTTTTCGGCCCATTCATCAAACAGA
This window contains:
- a CDS encoding DUF3256 family protein, whose translation is MKKILFACCFIFALTALRAQEMASLFTAMPDQYIPQLENAWRKDLVDLYNSGKEAKLKNTMEGYSTLKKLTTDYLLLQVTDNSTMEIKRLPLVNNTYIICVVNTVFGPAADSRVAFFTTDWKSLDATDLYTPATTDWFFKEDADRKSDEFLFAASWLDIQLIQYSLSEDNFTMKATFTTPQYLGKEEREKVAPFLKTEPRIYTWEKSHFN
- the truA gene encoding tRNA pseudouridine(38-40) synthase TruA; the encoded protein is MNRYFIYLGYNGKNYCGWQVQPNGVTVQQCLEEALGILLRKPVPVVGAGRTDAGVHARLMVAHFDWETEITDLFHLAGKLNRLLPKDIAVYNIVPVVSDAHARFSATSRTYNYYITDKKDPFNHETVYKLPVQPDFAKMNEACRELFKYTDFTSFSKLHTDVKTNNCKIMQAEWKQDGDVWIFTIQADRFLRNMVRAIVGTLLEVGRGKLSIQGFRDVIEQQDRCKAGTSAPGHALFLVNVTYPEELFIKNN
- a CDS encoding DMT family transporter, which gives rise to MWLGLAFVSAFLLGCYDINKKLSLNGNAVIPVLFFNTLICSIVFLPFVVISAWNPQLLEGTLFYVPKVPLYVHGYIILKAVIVLASWHFAYFATKHLPLTLTGPIKATQPVMTLLGALLIFQERLNVYQWIGVSLAIFSFYMLSSSGKKEGIRFTHNKWILCMVLSAVTGSMSGLYDKYLMSFIDPMAVQSWYNFYQCILMIFVLVFLWYPGRKQTTPFTWRWNIVLISLFLCVADFVYFYALSFPDSMISIVSMVRRSNVLVTFAAGALFFHEKNLKNKAVDLFFVLLGMIFLYLGTK
- a CDS encoding DUF4982 domain-containing protein — encoded protein: MRKINLALFCWLCILSATMAQVRTEILLEKNWKFTREDNSGAINPEFDDSKWQTVTVPHDWAIYGPFSSQNDKQEVAITQDGQKEALEHAGRTGGLPFVGVGWYRTSFELPQFTKGKKASILFDGAMSHANVYINGKKVGYWPYGYNSFHFDITEFLNPGEKNTIAVRLENYPESSRWYPGAGIYRNVHVIVTEDAHIPIWGTQITTPVITKEFAKVNVKTKLVRPSASAPDQYRLVTALKDEQGRTVASQEKVLSSYDQDLFTQELVVENPVCWDTENPVLYTAESKLYQGNIEKDVYTTTFGIRSIEVIPDKGFFLNGKRTVFKGVCNHHDLGPLGAAVNDAAIRRQIRILKDMGCNAIRTSHNMPAPELVRACDEMGMMVMAESFDEWKHPKVKNGYNHLFDEWAEKDMVNLLHNYRNSASLVMWCIGNEVPEQGIEGGSKIGRFLQDICHREDPTRPVTQGMDQPQHVLNNNFAAVMEVAGFNYRPHMYQEAYKKLPQQIVLGSETASTVSSRGVYKFPVVRASMKTYDDHQSSSYDVEHCGWSNLPEDDFIQHEDLPYAIGEFVWTGFDYLGEPTPYYTNWPSHSSLFGIIDLAGIPKDRYYLYRSHWNSKEETLHILPHWNWKGREGEVTPIFVYTNYPSAEVFINGKSQGKRTKDLTKTVHNTGSKESQEAFERQQRYRLMWMDTKYEPGTVKVVAYDENGKAVAEKEIRTAGKPHRIELSADRSELSANGKDLSFINVRVVDKDGNLIPDATNQIEFKVKGAGSYRAAANGNSVSLELFHHPRMKLFSGQLTAIVQSGDKAGEITFEATTKGLKGAKLKIVTK
- a CDS encoding outer membrane beta-barrel protein; amino-acid sequence: MKKVLLFTAALISLTQFAAATTTLEGDTTILFNNKRIKVSETTDRVKVKVYELTNSGDSVESEKVFEGIYKDGRSYETRRNTKSFTISVPSWNRDYDPHWAGFGVGFANFSDASLSLNDVDGVSLNSGKSLDYNLNVFEKAYPISRNGWAVVTGLGMRWTRYRLDKNEYFKEIGGVTTLLPAPEGVTYKSSKLGTTHITIPLLLEWQNPHRKSELFFSAGLVGAIKTWSSSKVVYRDSEGDKHKQKMDSGMNIRPFNIDVLIQGGLDNVGFYARYSPMTMFEKNKGPELHPVSIGLQFHF
- a CDS encoding DUF6108 family protein; the protein is MNKKKYTLLLLLAALLLLPVAANAQKDLKIQEVFQRYGKNRNVTMVELSNEMLETYGMTHYKSITIKEDAEALRFVRRCLASDQEGARKIKEVTDGGGVISAYYQMPSKEADINRFILFKVSKKGVITLVYIEGDLDSDDLITLLFTKKDL
- a CDS encoding phosphatase PAP2 family protein; protein product: MLKQRIWNRVCLFVLLLGIISPFAKGQSREDIRTSGDVMAMVTPMASLVTTLALKDYEGLKQGALAGVTTVAATYALKYIVQKERPDGSNKLSFPSSHTSISFTGAAFIQRRYGWKWGVPAYLVSSYVGWSRVYGKKHDWWDVAAGAAIGIGSAYIYTRPFAEKYTLSLCPVVTDRHCGFHASLSF
- a CDS encoding RNA polymerase sigma factor; this encodes MELETFKSTVLPLRDKLLKYSVKLTDDGADAEDIVQEAFLKLWYIRDRLDGYQSVEALSVQVVKNLCLDKLRSKRMDRMPENSESILADTVTPEQLLEQHDAVAIIGRLIQQLPTLQQCIIRMKDVEGYELSEIAQITGTQIESVRVNLSRARKKVREQFLMLNK